One Vibrio pomeroyi genomic region harbors:
- a CDS encoding glycosyltransferase, which translates to MKKVLAIGYVWPEPNSSAAGSHMMSLLRLFKRQGWSVEFATPAQETEHMIDLSEEGITSQSIQLNCDSFDQYIEELQPDVVMFDRFMMEEQFGWRVEKVCPNSFKLLDTEDLQFLRNARHEAVKKETELTKEHLYSDLAKREIAAILRCDLSLIISSYEMELLQSEFNIDPKLLHHLPFMVDLNTLPKSTKSFEERKNFMTIGNFRHAPNWDAVLQLQKIWPKIRKQLPDTELHIYGSYPPPKATALHNPKTGFHIKGWAKDAQEVMEQARVCVAPLRFGAGIKGKLLDAMKLQTPNVTSEIGSEGMLPQGELQWPGAVADDIDEFVEQAVALYKDEESWLKAQSQCHSILEAHYEQNQLGDKLIERLIALESELKSHRLDNFFGSMLKHHSMASTKYMSQWIAEKNKTK; encoded by the coding sequence TTGAAGAAAGTTTTAGCAATTGGCTACGTTTGGCCAGAACCAAATTCATCGGCGGCTGGCAGCCATATGATGTCTCTATTACGTCTATTTAAGAGACAAGGTTGGTCTGTTGAGTTCGCAACGCCAGCTCAAGAAACCGAGCACATGATTGATCTCTCTGAAGAGGGCATCACAAGCCAATCTATTCAGCTAAATTGCGATAGCTTTGACCAGTACATCGAAGAGCTGCAGCCAGATGTCGTGATGTTTGACCGTTTTATGATGGAAGAGCAGTTCGGTTGGCGTGTTGAGAAGGTATGTCCGAATTCCTTTAAGCTACTGGATACTGAGGATTTACAGTTCCTACGTAATGCTCGACATGAAGCTGTTAAGAAAGAGACAGAGTTAACGAAAGAGCACCTGTACAGTGACTTAGCGAAACGTGAAATTGCTGCGATTCTGCGATGTGATCTTTCGTTGATCATCTCAAGCTACGAGATGGAACTGCTGCAATCTGAATTCAATATTGATCCAAAGTTACTTCATCATCTTCCGTTCATGGTTGATCTCAATACGTTACCTAAAAGCACGAAAAGCTTTGAAGAACGTAAGAATTTCATGACGATAGGTAACTTTAGACATGCGCCTAACTGGGATGCAGTGCTTCAGTTACAGAAGATTTGGCCGAAGATTCGTAAGCAGTTACCTGACACTGAACTTCATATTTACGGATCTTACCCGCCGCCGAAAGCAACGGCTTTGCATAACCCTAAAACCGGTTTCCATATCAAAGGTTGGGCGAAAGACGCTCAAGAAGTAATGGAACAGGCGCGTGTTTGTGTTGCGCCATTACGTTTTGGTGCTGGCATTAAAGGTAAGTTGCTTGATGCGATGAAGCTGCAAACTCCGAATGTAACCAGCGAGATCGGCAGTGAAGGCATGCTACCGCAAGGCGAACTACAATGGCCTGGCGCGGTGGCAGATGATATTGATGAGTTTGTTGAACAAGCTGTTGCTCTCTATAAAGATGAAGAGAGTTGGCTTAAGGCTCAAAGCCAATGTCACTCAATCCTTGAAGCACACTATGAACAGAATCAACTGGGCGACAAATTGATCGAGCGATTGATTGCGCTAGAGTCTGAGCTTAAATCTCATCGATTGGATAACTTCTTTGGCTCGATGCTTAAGCACCACAGCATGGCGAGTACCAAGTACATGTCGCAGTGGATAGCTGAAAAGAACAAGACTAAGTAG
- a CDS encoding GNAT family N-acetyltransferase codes for MTEADLDGAALVHQATFVRQQSSKDWLQCNLNAAPRFLNFVAENEGEIVGYIIWVQKSGFRPEAVLELEQLAVLPSAQGQGLGKKLILDSLPQVKQKLAEQGSTLKHVLVTTRADNFAQKLYQSTLGAEVETTISNLYSADEVLMIARNVGERI; via the coding sequence ATGACAGAAGCTGACCTTGATGGGGCGGCTTTAGTTCACCAAGCTACTTTTGTTCGACAGCAAAGTTCAAAAGATTGGTTACAATGTAACTTAAATGCAGCGCCACGCTTTCTTAACTTCGTTGCCGAAAACGAAGGCGAGATTGTCGGCTACATTATTTGGGTGCAAAAGAGTGGGTTTAGACCTGAAGCTGTTTTGGAACTAGAGCAACTTGCTGTGTTACCGAGCGCGCAGGGGCAAGGATTGGGTAAAAAACTGATTCTAGACTCTTTGCCGCAAGTGAAGCAGAAGCTAGCAGAGCAAGGCTCGACACTAAAACATGTATTAGTGACCACCAGAGCAGACAACTTTGCACAAAAGCTTTATCAATCGACGTTGGGTGCAGAAGTCGAAACCACGATTTCAAACCTGTATTCTGCGGATGAAGTGCTTATGATAGCTCGCAATGTCGGTGAGCGAATCTGA
- a CDS encoding MFS transporter: MDNIQPTTRITVPVIALSFYAIASGYLMSSLPLMLSEYGLDSNLSSWLASAFYAGLLAGTLLIERAIARIGHKDAFVVALSVFIATILVLPLIPHQAVWLLARFVAGVAVAGIFVIVESWLMSGDESQRAKRLAIYMCSLYGGSAVGQLGIGYLGITGGVPFIAMFTLLFGAIIVLMYGQATPPQIHDAQSLSLKQVSKLSHSALIGCIVSGLTLGAIYGLMPVELAQRNIAHEDIGGLMALVIMGGMAVQPMVTWLSHHVGQVLLMALFCLLGVASIGVLTINHDFYVLGMSLFVLGMATFALYPIAINLGCRNLDPSYLVSVTQIMLLCYSIGSVAGPIVADSFMDSQAGLFTYLFASLLATTIYMLIASLKRSPLQIAGE; the protein is encoded by the coding sequence TTGGACAACATCCAACCAACAACTCGCATAACCGTTCCAGTTATTGCACTGTCTTTCTACGCGATCGCTTCAGGCTACTTGATGAGCTCTTTGCCATTAATGCTGTCTGAATATGGCCTAGACAGTAATCTATCGAGTTGGTTGGCGAGTGCCTTTTACGCAGGTCTTCTAGCGGGTACGTTATTGATTGAGCGTGCCATTGCTCGTATTGGTCATAAAGACGCGTTCGTAGTGGCACTGAGTGTGTTCATTGCAACGATCCTTGTGTTGCCATTGATCCCACATCAAGCGGTATGGCTATTGGCTCGTTTTGTTGCTGGTGTAGCGGTAGCAGGCATTTTCGTAATTGTTGAATCATGGCTTATGAGCGGTGACGAATCACAACGAGCTAAACGCCTAGCGATTTACATGTGTTCACTATACGGCGGTTCTGCGGTTGGTCAACTCGGTATTGGTTACCTAGGTATCACAGGCGGCGTACCTTTTATCGCGATGTTCACACTGCTATTTGGTGCGATCATTGTGCTGATGTACGGACAAGCAACACCACCACAGATTCACGATGCTCAGTCTCTGTCTCTAAAACAGGTCAGCAAATTGAGCCACAGCGCTTTAATTGGCTGCATTGTGTCTGGGCTTACACTGGGTGCTATATACGGTTTAATGCCAGTAGAGCTTGCTCAACGTAACATTGCGCATGAAGACATTGGTGGCTTGATGGCTTTAGTGATCATGGGTGGCATGGCTGTACAGCCGATGGTGACTTGGTTATCTCACCATGTAGGGCAAGTGTTGTTAATGGCTTTGTTCTGCCTATTAGGTGTTGCGAGCATTGGCGTACTAACGATCAATCATGACTTCTACGTACTAGGCATGAGCCTGTTCGTGCTAGGCATGGCAACGTTCGCGCTTTACCCAATTGCAATTAACTTGGGCTGCCGTAACTTAGATCCAAGCTACTTGGTGTCAGTGACTCAAATCATGCTGCTTTGCTACAGCATAGGTTCAGTTGCAGGTCCAATCGTGGCAGACAGTTTCATGGATTCTCAAGCAGGGTTATTCACTTACCTGTTCGCGTCTCTGCTAGCGACAACGATCTACATGCTGATCGCAAGCCTAAAACGCTCTCCGCTACAAATCGCTGGCGAGTAA
- a CDS encoding endonuclease/exonuclease/phosphatase family protein encodes MKRLRNWIMLGCLLSSHAFAEPLTISSWNIEWLSTNEAVNKFSAQRDQADFDKLKQYFQSLDADVVAFQEVDDADAIQRVAGDQYKILMSDRALPENSNRQFKEVNQYTGFAVLKGITLTDYADFPLESSSNSKLRFASYMVVETGSKPIHMLSVHLKAGCSGAYKSNRDCSRLKDQAQQLNKWIQQRERKGEDYAILGDFNHNLSYSRDWMWKDLTENTDARLATRKTRADCKVRSNRNNHRTHQFRSVIDHIVVSDSLSASPAKQKVFETQDVLDYKLSDHCPVSTTIK; translated from the coding sequence ATGAAACGACTTCGAAACTGGATAATGTTAGGTTGCTTACTCAGTAGCCACGCATTTGCTGAACCTTTGACCATATCCAGTTGGAATATCGAATGGTTATCAACCAACGAGGCTGTGAATAAGTTTTCCGCCCAACGTGATCAAGCTGATTTCGATAAACTCAAACAGTACTTCCAATCTTTAGACGCAGACGTGGTTGCTTTTCAAGAAGTCGATGACGCAGATGCCATTCAGCGTGTGGCTGGCGATCAATACAAGATATTGATGTCTGACCGAGCATTACCAGAAAACAGTAACCGCCAGTTCAAAGAAGTGAACCAATACACAGGCTTCGCAGTTCTTAAAGGCATCACACTCACCGACTACGCTGACTTTCCTCTGGAGTCGAGTTCTAACAGCAAGCTTAGGTTTGCCAGTTACATGGTCGTTGAAACAGGCTCAAAACCAATTCACATGCTGTCTGTGCATTTAAAGGCAGGCTGCAGCGGCGCGTATAAGTCTAACCGCGATTGTTCACGCCTAAAAGACCAAGCTCAACAACTCAATAAGTGGATACAACAAAGAGAACGTAAAGGTGAAGACTATGCGATCTTAGGCGACTTCAACCATAACCTATCCTACTCAAGAGATTGGATGTGGAAGGATTTAACTGAAAACACGGATGCTCGTTTGGCGACAAGAAAGACCCGTGCGGATTGTAAGGTTCGATCAAATCGTAATAACCACCGCACACACCAATTCCGCTCTGTGATTGATCACATTGTGGTTAGCGATTCATTGAGTGCGTCACCTGCGAAACAGAAGGTATTCGAAACGCAAGATGTGCTGGATTACAAACTTAGCGACCACTGCCCAGTTTCAACGACCATCAAGTAA
- a CDS encoding AraC family transcriptional regulator produces MEYTAVYEPDMQAFGILDLQLLHRYMSPALSIEALLEGSNIDDLQLNTPDTHITLAQKLAVFSNALANTDEDGLGLRVGQQARFSDFGVLGYAVFSSETLLDALLIGFKYLQLAGPVLRKTMSVEDNVGYFRAEQLIDLDSLLPFCCEYWFVAIQSLCEEVLQQPFPSQVIRFPYPKPEYGDLYTEIFRCPVEFNSDRLEWQFDATSLYSPLPTANTITLQMCLKSCDDMLAKVSASTSLKEKVSQMLLERPGSYPSIESISSELGMSSRTLRRHLKAADTSYQKILDHVRFHLSRHYLSSTKMSIEEISERVGFSDSANFRHAFRKWSGSSPRQYRKEAV; encoded by the coding sequence ATGGAATACACCGCAGTCTACGAACCCGATATGCAAGCATTCGGTATTCTTGATCTTCAACTACTGCATCGTTACATGTCACCAGCTCTCAGTATCGAAGCCTTGCTGGAAGGCAGTAACATTGATGACCTTCAGCTCAATACACCAGACACGCACATTACGTTGGCACAAAAGTTGGCGGTGTTTAGCAATGCACTGGCGAATACTGATGAAGACGGTTTAGGGTTAAGAGTTGGCCAACAAGCTCGGTTTAGCGACTTTGGTGTCTTGGGTTATGCGGTGTTCAGTAGCGAAACGCTGTTAGATGCTTTGCTAATTGGATTTAAATATCTCCAACTTGCCGGCCCGGTGCTGAGAAAAACCATGTCGGTAGAGGATAACGTTGGGTACTTTAGAGCGGAACAGCTGATCGACTTGGACTCTCTGCTGCCGTTTTGTTGCGAGTATTGGTTCGTGGCAATTCAAAGCCTGTGTGAAGAAGTCCTGCAACAACCCTTTCCATCCCAAGTGATCCGCTTCCCTTATCCGAAGCCAGAATACGGTGACCTCTATACCGAGATTTTCCGTTGTCCTGTTGAATTTAATAGTGACCGCCTTGAATGGCAGTTTGATGCAACTAGCTTGTACTCGCCTCTTCCTACGGCCAATACCATCACGTTACAGATGTGTCTTAAATCATGTGATGACATGTTGGCAAAAGTCAGTGCGTCCACCAGCCTTAAAGAAAAGGTCTCGCAAATGCTGCTTGAGAGGCCAGGAAGTTACCCATCAATAGAGTCGATCTCGTCAGAACTGGGGATGTCTTCTCGCACACTGCGTAGACACCTTAAAGCTGCCGATACCAGCTATCAGAAGATACTCGACCATGTCCGCTTTCATCTGTCTCGACACTACCTGTCTTCGACCAAAATGAGCATTGAGGAGATCTCTGAGCGTGTGGGATTTTCAGATAGCGCGAACTTTCGTCATGCCTTCCGTAAGTGGAGTGGAAGCTCGCCACGCCAATACCGTAAAGAGGCGGTCTAA
- the trxC gene encoding thioredoxin TrxC: MSTFNTRCPSCGGVNRVPSERISESPTCGKCKNALLDGAPIEGTSLNFQSILNSSQPVVVDFWATWCNPCVGFAPVFSDVAKERSGDVRFVKIDTEAQQQLAAMYQIRSIPTVMVFKDGKRVDTINGALPKGQFDQWLNQALTK; this comes from the coding sequence ATGTCTACATTCAACACACGTTGCCCTTCTTGCGGTGGCGTAAACCGAGTTCCTTCAGAACGAATTTCAGAAAGCCCAACTTGTGGTAAATGCAAAAACGCATTACTAGATGGCGCGCCAATCGAAGGCACGTCATTGAATTTCCAATCTATTTTGAACAGTTCACAGCCTGTGGTTGTCGATTTCTGGGCAACATGGTGTAACCCATGCGTGGGCTTCGCCCCTGTGTTTAGTGACGTTGCAAAAGAGCGTTCTGGAGATGTTCGATTCGTTAAAATTGATACTGAAGCTCAGCAGCAACTTGCCGCAATGTACCAAATCAGGAGCATTCCTACTGTGATGGTATTTAAAGACGGTAAACGTGTCGACACGATCAACGGTGCGTTACCAAAAGGTCAATTTGATCAATGGCTTAATCAAGCTCTAACTAAGTAA
- a CDS encoding long-chain-fatty-acid--CoA ligase has product MHNLAVNLERSASLFPTKAALRMGTDEVSFAQLEQLAGKVAANLERLGLNKGDKVALSCPNVTYFPIAYYGILKAGCVVVPLNVLFKAREIAYHLNDSDAKAYLCFEGSEELPIGRYGLQGFAQADNCEHFVSMPIPSGATSTLSENHEQQETIADWLAQPLDLFESVACHGDDTAVILYTSGTTGQPKGAELSHTNMQTNAMSSQYLMRLEYSDTTMATLPLFHSFGQTVMMNASVLTGSTMVLIPRFEPSLVIDQIINHKVSVFAGVPTMYIALLKAGEESPDTSEQTSKRSEQVKHSLRLGVSGGASMPLEVIRQFESRFELPVLEGYGLSETAPVATFNHIDGDRLSGSVGQPLCGHLIKITDVQGNSVAMGELGEVCIKSPSVMKGYYQRPEATAEAIRDGWFLTGDIGRVDEQGNLFIVDRVKDMIIRGGYNVYPREIEEVLMCHPDVEMVAVVGEHHEQLGEEIHAHVVLHEHTQCDSKALMTWCREQLADYKYPRKVFIRSALPMTATGKILKRELHPLEVAEAING; this is encoded by the coding sequence ATGCACAATCTTGCTGTTAACTTGGAACGTAGCGCTTCGCTGTTTCCAACTAAAGCCGCTCTGCGTATGGGCACGGATGAAGTCAGCTTCGCTCAGTTGGAACAACTTGCTGGGAAGGTAGCTGCCAATTTAGAACGACTTGGCTTAAATAAGGGCGATAAGGTCGCGCTGTCGTGTCCCAATGTGACTTATTTCCCCATCGCTTATTACGGCATTCTAAAAGCTGGCTGTGTCGTAGTGCCTTTAAACGTGTTGTTTAAGGCCAGAGAGATCGCTTATCACCTCAATGACTCTGACGCGAAAGCTTATTTATGCTTTGAGGGCAGTGAAGAGTTACCTATTGGGCGCTATGGATTACAAGGTTTTGCGCAGGCCGATAACTGCGAACATTTCGTGTCTATGCCAATACCTAGCGGCGCAACATCCACGCTCTCAGAAAACCACGAGCAGCAAGAAACGATTGCAGATTGGCTAGCACAACCTTTGGATTTATTTGAGTCTGTAGCGTGTCATGGCGATGATACCGCGGTAATTCTGTATACCTCGGGTACCACAGGTCAGCCAAAGGGCGCTGAGCTTTCACACACCAACATGCAAACCAATGCGATGTCGTCACAGTATCTTATGAGATTGGAATACAGCGACACGACGATGGCTACGCTTCCTCTGTTCCATAGCTTTGGCCAAACCGTCATGATGAACGCGAGTGTGTTGACGGGTTCAACCATGGTCCTGATTCCGCGCTTTGAGCCATCTCTGGTGATCGATCAGATCATTAATCACAAAGTGAGTGTCTTTGCTGGCGTTCCCACTATGTATATCGCGTTGCTAAAGGCGGGAGAGGAGTCTCCCGACACTTCAGAGCAAACAAGCAAACGGTCTGAACAGGTTAAACATAGCTTGAGGCTTGGCGTGTCTGGTGGTGCTTCGATGCCACTTGAGGTCATTCGTCAGTTTGAATCACGCTTTGAATTACCAGTATTGGAAGGATACGGGTTATCTGAAACAGCGCCAGTCGCGACTTTCAATCACATTGATGGAGATCGTCTTTCGGGCAGTGTTGGTCAACCGCTGTGTGGTCACCTTATCAAGATTACTGATGTACAAGGCAACTCGGTGGCAATGGGAGAATTGGGCGAAGTGTGCATTAAGAGCCCAAGTGTCATGAAAGGTTACTATCAACGACCGGAAGCGACGGCAGAAGCGATCCGAGATGGTTGGTTTTTAACGGGTGATATCGGACGCGTTGATGAGCAAGGTAACTTGTTCATTGTTGATCGTGTGAAAGACATGATCATCCGCGGTGGTTACAACGTTTATCCACGAGAAATAGAAGAAGTATTGATGTGTCACCCTGATGTAGAAATGGTGGCGGTAGTGGGTGAACATCATGAGCAGCTAGGTGAAGAGATTCATGCGCATGTGGTGCTTCACGAGCATACCCAATGTGATAGCAAAGCCTTGATGACTTGGTGTCGTGAGCAACTAGCCGATTACAAATACCCTCGTAAAGTATTCATTCGTAGTGCATTACCCATGACGGCAACAGGTAAAATATTGAAGCGAGAGTTGCACCCTCTAGAAGTCGCGGAGGCAATCAATGGATAA
- a CDS encoding YeeE/YedE family protein translates to MKNSSFTIIVGLLAGILFGSGMIISGMVDPNKVLGFLDVTGNWDISLAFVMGGALLVFAPFYHLVIKKRAKAINGEPLDSRNNPRIDRKLILGSTAFGLGWGIAGFCPGPAVTSLSGGNPTVWVFMISMLAGMWLAGRTNKAC, encoded by the coding sequence ATGAAAAACTCTTCATTTACTATCATTGTCGGTTTATTGGCTGGGATCTTGTTTGGCTCGGGTATGATCATCTCAGGTATGGTTGACCCGAACAAAGTACTCGGCTTCTTAGATGTGACTGGCAATTGGGATATCAGCTTGGCATTCGTCATGGGTGGTGCGCTACTGGTGTTCGCTCCGTTTTATCACCTCGTTATTAAAAAGCGCGCTAAAGCAATCAATGGCGAGCCGTTAGATAGCCGCAACAACCCTCGAATCGACAGAAAGCTGATTCTAGGTTCAACAGCGTTTGGATTAGGTTGGGGGATTGCAGGCTTCTGCCCAGGGCCTGCGGTGACGAGTCTCAGTGGCGGTAACCCAACCGTGTGGGTGTTTATGATTAGCATGCTGGCGGGAATGTGGTTGGCTGGTCGAACGAATAAAGCTTGCTAA
- a CDS encoding ketoacyl-ACP synthase III, with protein MTKFYAEITGWGKCLPPAVLSNDDLSTFIDTSDEWIRTRTGIENRRISHVNTSELATVAAQHAMACAGLTAEDIDLVIIATCSPDSLIPNTASKVQQNLGIKSAAAFDLNAACTGFIYGVETATRLIQAGNYRNAIVVGAERLSFFIDWTKRDTAVLFGDGAGAVVLSRTEEQVGLQEAQIGCDAEGRDILAVPKFGTSMDRFAADNGYWDFDFVGKEIFKRAVKGMGAAAHTVLSRTGISTDNIDVVIPHQANIRIIQTLCDMAGIEREKAFVNIQNYGNTSAATVPIALCESLEQGFVKPNSNILVAAFGAGLTWGAGHIKWGSRVEPLGQSDAKLPEADKSALDLLERAILHCKTRPNSENE; from the coding sequence ATGACAAAATTTTACGCCGAGATTACTGGCTGGGGAAAGTGTCTGCCACCAGCCGTGCTGTCCAATGATGATTTAAGCACTTTCATTGATACGTCTGACGAGTGGATTCGTACTCGAACTGGTATCGAAAACCGTCGTATCAGTCATGTAAATACCTCTGAGCTAGCGACTGTTGCTGCTCAACACGCAATGGCGTGTGCTGGCCTTACTGCCGAAGATATCGACCTCGTGATCATCGCAACGTGCAGTCCTGACTCTCTTATTCCAAATACTGCGTCTAAAGTTCAACAGAACTTAGGCATCAAGAGCGCAGCGGCTTTTGACCTTAATGCAGCATGTACTGGCTTCATTTACGGTGTTGAAACCGCGACTCGATTGATTCAAGCGGGCAACTACCGCAATGCGATCGTTGTGGGCGCAGAACGTCTTTCATTCTTCATTGACTGGACCAAGCGTGATACTGCGGTTCTATTCGGTGACGGCGCTGGCGCTGTGGTTCTATCTCGCACTGAAGAGCAAGTTGGCCTGCAAGAAGCGCAGATCGGTTGTGACGCCGAAGGCCGCGATATTCTAGCAGTACCAAAGTTCGGTACTTCTATGGATCGCTTCGCTGCTGACAACGGTTACTGGGACTTTGATTTCGTAGGTAAAGAGATCTTCAAACGTGCGGTTAAAGGCATGGGTGCGGCAGCACATACTGTATTGAGCCGTACAGGTATCTCAACAGACAACATCGATGTTGTGATTCCTCACCAAGCAAATATCCGAATTATTCAAACTCTGTGTGATATGGCGGGCATTGAACGTGAGAAAGCGTTCGTGAACATTCAAAACTACGGCAACACGTCGGCTGCGACTGTGCCAATTGCTTTATGTGAATCGTTAGAGCAAGGCTTTGTTAAACCTAACTCAAACATCCTTGTAGCGGCATTCGGTGCCGGTTTAACTTGGGGTGCTGGTCATATTAAATGGGGTAGCCGTGTTGAACCACTAGGTCAATCGGATGCTAAGCTACCAGAAGCGGATAAGTCGGCTTTAGATCTTTTAGAAAGAGCCATTTTACACTGTAAAACGCGTCCTAATTCTGAGAACGAGTAG
- a CDS encoding YeeE/YedE family protein: protein MLSLIPWDAFFGGMLLGVSAIVLMLGIGRVAGISGIVSRLLPVGTSNKESEGVDTDKTDKHWRIAFIVGMVVSGWLLIPAGYQLLQLEEMNLLVVVIAGLLVGFGTKTANGCTSGHGIVGMARLSKRSIIATCVFMGVAIATVLIKNLMGLGA from the coding sequence GTGCTTAGTTTGATTCCTTGGGATGCGTTTTTCGGTGGCATGTTGTTAGGTGTGTCGGCCATTGTTTTAATGTTGGGCATTGGTCGAGTTGCAGGTATTAGTGGCATTGTTAGCCGTTTATTGCCAGTTGGCACCAGCAACAAAGAAAGCGAAGGCGTGGATACAGATAAAACTGACAAGCATTGGCGTATCGCATTTATTGTTGGAATGGTCGTAAGTGGTTGGTTGTTGATTCCTGCCGGTTACCAACTCCTTCAATTGGAAGAGATGAACCTCTTGGTAGTCGTTATCGCTGGCCTGTTAGTCGGCTTTGGCACTAAAACGGCGAATGGGTGTACTAGCGGACATGGCATTGTGGGAATGGCGCGTTTGTCTAAACGCTCGATTATCGCGACGTGTGTATTTATGGGTGTAGCAATAGCAACCGTGCTTATCAAGAACCTGATGGGATTGGGGGCGTAA
- a CDS encoding GMC family oxidoreductase: MDNYDFIIVGGGSAGCVMASRLSEDPNTTVCLLEAGGKDMSPFIHTPVGVVAMMPTKLNNWAFETVEQPGLNGRKGYQPRGKTLGGSSSINAMMYARGHRYDYDTWESLGNVGWNYESCLPYFKKAENNEVHQDEYHGQGGPLNVANLRSPSPMLERYLTACESIGVPRNEDINGAAQFGAMPTQVTQLNGERCSAAKAYLTPNLSRPNLTVVTKATTHKVLFEGKKAVGVEYGSNGKRYQIRCNKEVILSAGAFGSPQLLLLSGVGAKDELAVHGIEQVHELPGVGKSLQDHIDLVHSYKCSEKRETFGISLQMASEMTKALPLWHKERRGKMSSNFAEGIGFLCSDDHIAVPDLEFVFVVAVVDDHARKIHTSHGFTSHVTLLRPKSHGTVTLNSADPYDPPKIDPAFFSHPEDMEIMIKGWKKQYQMLESEAFDDIRGNAFYPVDASDDKAIEQDIRNRADTQYHPVGTCKMGTSGDSLAVVDKDLKVYGLDNLRVIDASVMPTLVGANTNAPTIMIAEKVADQIKEQYSLDKKDSVNKEGANESAEHEMTG; encoded by the coding sequence ATGGATAACTATGACTTTATTATCGTGGGCGGTGGCTCCGCTGGTTGTGTGATGGCTTCTCGGCTGTCTGAAGATCCAAATACGACCGTTTGTTTATTGGAGGCTGGTGGCAAAGACATGAGCCCATTTATCCATACTCCAGTGGGTGTTGTGGCGATGATGCCAACCAAGCTCAACAACTGGGCTTTCGAGACCGTTGAACAGCCGGGTTTAAATGGTCGTAAAGGCTACCAACCGAGAGGTAAGACACTCGGTGGCTCTAGCTCTATCAATGCCATGATGTACGCCCGTGGGCATCGCTATGACTACGACACTTGGGAAAGCTTAGGTAATGTTGGCTGGAACTATGAATCGTGTCTGCCTTACTTTAAGAAAGCAGAGAATAACGAAGTCCATCAAGATGAGTACCATGGCCAAGGCGGTCCATTGAATGTGGCGAACCTTAGGTCGCCAAGCCCAATGTTGGAACGCTATTTAACTGCGTGTGAGTCGATAGGTGTGCCTCGCAATGAAGACATCAACGGTGCCGCTCAGTTTGGTGCAATGCCGACGCAGGTGACTCAGCTGAATGGTGAACGATGTAGCGCTGCTAAGGCTTACTTGACGCCAAACTTGTCACGACCCAATCTTACTGTGGTAACTAAAGCAACCACACATAAGGTTTTGTTTGAAGGTAAGAAAGCGGTCGGTGTTGAATACGGCTCGAATGGCAAACGTTATCAGATCCGATGCAACAAGGAAGTCATTTTGTCTGCAGGTGCTTTTGGCTCTCCTCAGTTGCTGTTGCTATCGGGCGTTGGCGCTAAAGATGAGTTGGCGGTTCATGGCATAGAGCAAGTTCACGAGTTACCGGGAGTGGGTAAGAGCCTGCAAGATCATATCGACTTAGTTCACTCATATAAGTGCAGCGAAAAGCGCGAAACTTTTGGTATCTCGCTGCAAATGGCATCTGAAATGACCAAAGCTTTACCGCTATGGCATAAAGAACGCCGTGGCAAGATGAGCAGTAACTTTGCAGAGGGAATCGGTTTTCTTTGTTCCGATGATCATATCGCTGTGCCGGATTTAGAGTTTGTATTTGTGGTCGCAGTAGTCGATGACCATGCGAGAAAAATCCATACCAGTCATGGGTTTACCTCACATGTCACCTTACTTAGACCTAAGAGCCATGGCACCGTAACACTGAATAGCGCCGATCCATACGATCCGCCAAAGATCGATCCTGCGTTTTTTAGTCACCCTGAAGATATGGAGATCATGATTAAAGGATGGAAGAAGCAGTATCAAATGCTAGAGAGTGAAGCGTTCGATGATATTCGTGGTAATGCTTTTTATCCTGTCGATGCTAGTGATGACAAGGCTATCGAACAAGACATCCGTAACCGCGCTGATACCCAATATCACCCTGTTGGAACCTGTAAAATGGGAACTAGTGGTGATTCATTAGCCGTGGTGGACAAAGATTTGAAAGTTTATGGATTGGATAATTTAAGAGTCATTGATGCGTCGGTTATGCCGACATTAGTCGGGGCCAATACTAATGCGCCAACCATAATGATTGCTGAGAAAGTCGCTGATCAGATTAAAGAGCAATATAGCTTGGATAAGAAAGACAGTGTAAACAAGGAAGGCGCGAATGAGAGCGCAGAACATGAAATGACTGGTTAG